From the Jilunia laotingensis genome, the window TCAAATGCTCGTTGTCACAAGCATAAACTTTGGTAAGCATGGTGTACGGACCGGTTGTGAAGTGACATTCTACAATTTCGGGGATATTCTGTAATTCTGCTACTACTGCTTTGTACATAGAACCTTTTTCGAGCTTGATGCCGACATAAGTGCAAGTTCTGTATCCGAGTGATTTGGGGTTAACATGATAACCTGAGCCTACGATGACTCCCAGATCGATGAGACGTTGGACACGCTGATGAATAGCAGCACGTGAGACTCCACATTCTGCCGCTACATCTTTGAAAGGAATACGGGCATTTTGAGAAATAATCTCAAGAATCTGCCTGTCGAGGTTGTCTATCTTTTCCATAATTTATTAGTATAATTTCCAATCGTTATCAAATAGTAAGCAAATATAGAGATTTATTTTAATTTCTCTATATAAAAGTAATAAAAAAAGGGATTTAGCAAAAAAAGAGGCACAAATGTCTTTGCGCCTCTTTCCATTTATCAAGTTAGCTTACTTATTTCTCGATACCTAACAGTTCAACTTCGAAAACCAAAGTAGAGAAAGGTTTGATTTGGCCTTGGTCTCTTGAACCGTAAGCCAGTTCCTGCGGGATGTAAAGTTCCCATTTAGAACCGACAGGCATCATGGTCAAAGCTTCTGTCCAACCTTTGATGACTTGGTTAGCACGGAATGTCATCGGCTCGTTGCGTTTGTATGAGCTGTCGAATTCTGTTCCGTCAATCAAAGTTCCTTTATAGTTTACTTTCACTTTGCAAGTATCGGCAGGAATTTCACCTTTACCTTCAGTGATTACTTTATATTGCAATCCGCTCGGAGTGGTTTTCACACCTTCTTTAGTCTTGTTTTCGGCAAGGAATTTTTCACCGGCAGCTTTGTTGTCAGCGTATTTCTCTTCCATAGCTTTGGCCTTGATAGCTTCCATGGCAGTTTGTGTATATGCCTGAGCTGTTTCCATAGTCATCAAGCCGCCTTTTTCGAGTGTACCAGCGATGAAACCTGCAAGGAAGTTTTCTTTGCTGATGGTTTTTGTAGAATCACCCGCAAACAGTTCGTGGTTGATACCTTTCATCATCTGATTTGCAATCTGCTGACCGATTTGCAAACCTGCCATATAAGCAGTTTCCTTTTTGCCTGATTTGTTAGCACCCTCGGTTACACCTTTGATGAAATCAGCCATATAGGCTGTGTCGACATCCATACGGCCTACCAGATAACCTTTCAGACCTTGAGTCTGAGCCATACCGATAGAATAGGACAGTGAATCGAGTTCTGTTTTCAGATTTGCTTTAGGAGCCTGTGCTGTACATGATGCAAGACCGGCTACAGCAGCGATAGCTGCCAAAATTGTAATCTTCTTCATTTTGCTTTAAATGTTTTTATTTATTTAATACTTCAAGTAATTCTACTTCGAACACCAATGTGCTGTGAGGAGGAATCATCTCACCCGCACCTTGTGCGCCATACGCGAGTTCCGATGGGATGTACAATTTCCATTTCGATCCTTCCGGCATTAGTTGCAATGCTTCTACCCATCCCGGGATAACCTGATTGACTCCAAATACGGCAGGTTGGCCGCGTTTCACAGAACTGTCGAACAATGTACCGTCAATCAACGTACCTTCATAATGGCATTTTACTTGATCGGTAGCTTTGGCTAGTTTGCCGTTACCTTCCTTGATAACTTCATATTGCAGTCCGCTTGGAAGGGTTACTACGTTGGCTCTTTTGGCATTTTCCGTCAGAAAAGCTTTTCCTTGTTCGATGCTGGCTGCATTCATTTTCTGTTCCAGTTCTTCAAAATATTTATTTACTATTTCGCGAGCTTCCTGATGGCTGATGGCCGTCTGGTTACCTTCCAGTACATCTTTGATTGCTTGTGCAAAGTCATTCACCTCGATGCCTTTAGCACCCATGCCCAATAAGTTCTGGCCGATTCCGAGGCCGATAGCATAACTAAATTTATCCATATTTATTTCTTGTTGAAGATTGAATGGGATGTGATGTTGAATCTTTCACCTTCAATCAATTGCAATTTTATAAATCGCAAAAGTACGTGTTTTATTTGAATGATTGTTTTTTTAGCAATTAAAATTTCTTATAGTCAGGTAAGTTAATGCATTTTTCTGCTTACATTTGCTATTATTAAAAGAAAAGGAGGATGTTTATGAAGAATCTAGTCATTTTGTCCGGTGCGGGAATGAGTGCGGAAAGTGGTATCAGTACGTTTCGTGATGCCGGCGGACTGTGGGACAAGTATCCGGTGGAGCAAGTGGCTACCCCGGAAGGTTATGCACGCAATCCGGAATTGGTGATTAATTTTTATAACGAACGCCGTAGGCAATTGTTAGATGTCAAGCCGAATCAGGGTCATGAATTGCTGGCCGAGTTGGAAAAGTATTTTAACGTGACAGTGATTACGCAGAATATTGATAATTTGCACGAACGGGCAGGTAGTAAACGTATTATTCATTTGCATGGTGAACTGACAAAGGTTTGTTCGAGTCGTGATCCGAATAATCACCACTATGTGAAAGAGTTGAAGCCCGAGGAATTTGAAGTACGTTTAGGCGATAAGGCTGGCGATGGTTCCCAGTTGCGTCCTTTTATTGTGTGGTTCGGTGAATCGGTGCCGGAGATAGAGCGTGCTATCAGCTTTGTTGAGAAAGCGGATATATTCGTGATCATTGGAACTTCCATGAACGTTTATCCTGCTGCGGGATTACTGAATTATGTTCCGCGATCAGCCGAAGTTTATCTTATCGATCCTAAACCGGTAGATACTCATACTTCCCGTCCGATACATGTGATACAGAAAGGTGCCTCGGAAGGGGTAGCGGAGTTGATGAAGGTATTAGGTGTATAAATTATTGTTCTATTTTTTTAGAACAGCCCTCATGACAAACCATGCATGATGGATAATTGTGCTGACCAATCCATAATGCTTTGTCATGATACGAAAACGTTCACGCAGGGATGCTTTATGGTTCTGTGTTGTTAAGCCTTCTTCCAAATAGTCGATAATTGTCAGATGGGTGTTATGTAGAGTATGTGCTTTCTTCATTACCCGAATGCACCAGTCAAAATCGGACGAGAAGCGATAGTTCAGGTCGTATGGCTCTACCAGATCACGTTTGGCAAAGAATGCCTGATGACAAACGAGCATCCCTTGTTTAAAGCTTTTCCAACTTAGCACTTCCGGTGCAGAGAGGCGTCGCATACGAAGGAAATGGCTTTGTTGGTCTACGATCGCTGTTTCACCGTAAAGGATATCCGGAAGCTCATTCCCTTTGATGGAATGCACCATTTGTTGCAGGGTATCGTCTTCATGAAAACTATCTCCGGCATTGAGAAAACAGAGGTAATTGCCTGTAGCAAGGGCAATCCCCTTATTCATGGCATCATACAGCCCCTTGTCCGGTTCACTGACAACTGTATGAATCCGTTCACGGTATTTATCGATAATCTTTATAGTCCCATCTTTTGAAGCACCGTCTACAATGATGTATTCCACATGTCGGTAGGTTTGTGAGATGACACTTTGCAGTGTGTCTTCCAGCACTTTTTCTGCATTATAGGTCACGGTGATAACCGAAAATTTAGGAGTGAGATGATTATGCATAACTTCCTGTGATTTTATTGTAAACCTCTATATATTGTTTGGCTACAATGCTTTCCGAATAGTTGGCTACTGCTTTTCTACAAGCTTGTTCCGACAAAGATGGGTATTCCGACTCCGTCAGAGTCCAGTAGATGCCGTTGGCAAAGTCTGCTGATGACTTATATTGAGCTACATAACCGTTATGCAAGTGGTCAATCATTTCCGGGATACCTCCGACATTGAATCCTACACAAGGTATGCCGCACGCCATTGCTTCCATGATGGTGTTAGGCAGGTTTTCTTCCAGGGAAGGGGTTACAAACAGGTCTACGGCATTGTAAACATTGACAAGTTCATGCTCGTTGCTCACATAATCGAGGGCATAAACGGGGAAAGGTAGTAAGTTGGTCAATTGCTGAGACTGATTTCCGAATACGACAACGCTTAATGATGAAACTAGTTCGGGATGTTTCTCGGCCAAAAGTTTGCATGACTCTATCAGATAATCGATTCCTTTTCGTTTATCCGTGATCTTGACCGAACCGAATAGCATCAGTTTACCTTCTTGTGGCAGACGGAAATGTACACGTGCTTCTTGTTTGTTGCGGGGTTTGAAGAGATTGGTATTGATGGGGTTGGGGATGCTCGTTACTGTGTGTCCGGTGAGTAAGGCGCTACTTCGGGCACGATTTTCCAACCACCGGCTACAGGTGATAAACGTAATGGGTGCTATCTTGTAAAGTTCTTTTTTCTTTTTAAATACCCGGTTGGACAAGTCCTTTTTGCTTCCTCCCCCATATAGGAAAGGGCATTGGTGACACTCCTGCTGGTAGTGTGTACATTCGCGTGCATGATGACAAATGCCGGTCGAAGGCCACATGTCGTGCATAGTCCATACGATGGGTTTTCCCGATTCCAGTATTTTGCGAAGGTTTTTCAGTGAAATCATTCCCTGATTAATCCAATGCAGGTGTATGACATCAGCCTGTTTAAATTCGGGTAAATTGGTTATATCGGTTCCTGTATTGGCTATATCTACAGCAAAAAGGTTGTTTTTCTTAAAATGATTTGCTTTCCAGATGACGATGCGTTCCCATATAAATTTCCATACTGTCAGCCAGTTGCGATCGAGACCTACTACGCTGATCTGATCTGTCTGTTTGTCCCGCACCAGCATTTTCGCCTTGATTCCGTTGTTTTTTAATGCTTCCATTAATCGGCTGGCAGCAACTGCTGCACCGCCTATGCGTTCGGATGTATTAATAATCAGTACTCTCATTATGCCGAATGTTTTGGCAAAAGTAGCGGTTTTCTGTGAGAATTTATACAAAGTCGTGGATTATTTGTACTTTTGCGGCACTATATATAAATAGGTGTACAGTTATGAAAAAGGTTCTGTTTTTGGGCTTGGGATACATTGGACTTCCCACGGCGGCAGTAGCTGCCAATCATGGTTATCAGGTAATCGGTGTGGATGTGAACCCTGCGGTAGTCGAAACAATCAATCAAGGTAAAATACATATTGTAGAACCCGATTTGGATAAAGTCGTGAAAGAAGCAGTCCAGAAAGGGCATCTCCGTGCCGTGTCGAAGCCGGAGCAGGCTGACGCTTTCTTTGTGGTGGTGCCTACTCCGTTCAAACAGAACCATCGTGCTGACATTACCTATGTGGAATCGGCTACTCGCTCTGTCATTCCTTTTCTGAAGGAGGGCGATTTGTTCGTGATAGAATCCACCTCCCCGGTTTTCACAACCGAACGCATGGCGGAGATTATTTATAAAGAGCGACCCGAACTGAAAGATAAACTGTATATCGCATATTGTCCGGAGCGAGTGCTGCCTGGGAATACGTTGTACGAACTGGTGCATAACGACCGCGTGATCGGTGGTCTCAACCCGGAGTCTACAGAGAAAGCGATTGAGTTTTATTCTGCTTTCGTACAAGGAAAGTTGCATCGTACCAATGCCCGCACAGCGGAGATGTGCAAGCTGACGGAGAATTCTTCCCGTGATTCTCAAATTGCTTTTGCCAACGAACTTTCAATGATTTGCGATAAAGCCGGTGTCAATGTGTGGGAGTTGATTGAACTTGCCAATAAGCATCCGCGTGTCAATATCCTCCAACCGGGTTGCGGTGTGGGTGGGCATTGCATTGCCGTAGATCCTTGGTTCATCGTTTCCGATTATCCGGAACAGGCGCAGCTCATCAAGCGTGCCCGTGAGACGAATGACTATAAAGCTGATTGGTGCGCCAACAAAGTGATGGAGGCTTGTTTACGTTTTGTCGAGAAAAACGATCGCGAACCTGTCGTGGCTTGTATGGGACTGGCTTTTAAGCCCAACATTGATGACTTGCGAGAGTCTCCTGCCAAGTACATTGCTTCCCGGATTATTTCAGAATCGAGAGCCGACGTGTTGATAGTCGAACCGAATGTCGGTGTACATTCCAGTTTTAATCTGACGGATTATAAGGAAGCTTATGAAAAAGCGGATATCGTGGTATGGTTGGTTCGTCATACTCCTTTCGTGGAATTGCCCCGGGTAGAAGGTAAAGAGGAACTGGACTTCTGCGGAGTGAGACGCTGAGATAATTAATAATGAAAGATTAATAATAAAAACGAAGGGAGAAGTATTTAGTGAAGAGAGTATTATTGGTGTTTGGAACCCGTCCTGAAGCAATCAAGATGGCTCCCTTGGTGAAGGTTCTGCAACAGGATACGGAACATTTTGAAACAAAGGTCTGTGTTACGGCTCAACACCGTCAGATGCTGGATCAAGTGCTGGAGGTATTTGGTATTGTCCCCGAATATGATCTGAATATCATGGCTCCCGGTCAGGATCTTTATGATATAACTTCGAAAGTATTATTGGGACTGAGAGATGTGTTGAAGGATTTTGCTCCGGATGTGGTGTTGGTGCATGGCGATACAACTACCTCTATGGCTGCCGGCCTGGCTGCTTTCTACCAACAGATAAAAGTGGGCCATGTCGAAGCTGGGCTTCGTACGTATGATATGCTTTCTCCCTGGCCTGAAGAGATGAATCGGCAGGTGACCGATCGACTTTGCCATTACTATTTTGCCCCTACCCGGCAATCGGAAGAGAATCTGCTCCGTGAAAATATAAATAAGAGCCGAATCTTCGTGACCGGCAACACCGTGATTGATGCTTTGTTGATGGCGGTCGATATCATAGGCAGGAGTCCGGTAAAACAACAGGAGTTGCATGAGATTCTGAAAGGAAAGGGATATGCCGTGACCGATCGGGAATATATTCTTGTCACCGGACATCGCCGTGAAAATTTCGGTGAAGGCTTTCTGCACATTTGCAAAGCTATCAAGGAAATTGCTTTCCAACATTCTGAGATGGACATCGTATATCCTGTTCATCTCAATCCCAATGTCCAGAGACCTGTATATGAACTGCTTTCCGGTTTAAGCAATGTATATCTGATTGATCCGCTCGATTATCTGCCTTTTATTTATGCCATGCAGCACAGTAAGTTGTTGCTGACTGACAGTGGGGGTGTGCAAGAGGAAGCGCCTTCGTTGGGCAAACCGGTGCTGGTGATGCGTGACACTACGGAACGTCCTGAAGCTGTAACAGCCGGGACTGTAAAACTTGTCGGTACGGATTGCAATGCCATTATCAGCAATGTGGACGAACTATTGCGTAACAAGGAGCTTTATCGCATGATGTCCGAAACCCATAATCCTTACGGGGACGGACATGCCTGCGAAAGAATCAGAGAAGCACTCTTGTCATAAAATCTCTTTAAAAGCTTGCAGGTATCTTTGGCTGACGGTATTGATATTAATCTTCTCCAGAATGATACGTTTCGACTCTTTTCCCATCTTTTCACATAAACCGGGAGATGCGAAGAGAGTCGTGATCTTTTCTGCCAAGCTGCCGGCATCTCCCTCTTTGAAGAAGAAACCGTTTCGTCCGTCTGTGACTAGGTCGCGTTCTGTACTGTCGCATACCGAGCAGATGACAGGCAATCCGTAAGTCATAGCGTCATTGATTGAAAGTCCTCCCATGCCGGCAAGTACGTAAACGGAAGATTCGTTCATGTATGCGCCCAGTTCCTCCGGTTTATAGATGCTACCTGCAAAACGGACATGTTTGCTTAGCGCGAGTCGTTCGGCTTGTTGTTTCAAGGCATTCAGTTCAGGGCCATCTCCTACGATCACTAGTTCTGCATCCGGGAATTGCACCAGTACTTCAGGAAGTGCCGTAATCAATAGATCTACCCGTTTCCATTTTACTAGGCGCCCGATATGCAGGATTCTTCTCTGATTGGGGGGTAGGAGGGGAGGAGCGGCCAAAACATTCTCTTTTTCCCGGAGTAACGCTTCTGTATCTGTAGAGTTATAAGTGACATGTATCTTTTCCTTTTTTACGCCATATGAAGGGAGGATGTCGTAGGCGGCTGTGGAGTAATTAAGTGTACCCGCCACCTTCGCGTAGCAATATTTTCGGATATGAGCCGTAAGCCACTGTTTGATGTAGAAGCTTGTACCGGTACTTTGTACGTTCAT encodes:
- a CDS encoding Lrp/AsnC family transcriptional regulator, with product MEKIDNLDRQILEIISQNARIPFKDVAAECGVSRAAIHQRVQRLIDLGVIVGSGYHVNPKSLGYRTCTYVGIKLEKGSMYKAVVAELQNIPEIVECHFTTGPYTMLTKVYACDNEHLMDLLNNRMQEIPGVVATETLISLEQSIKKEIPIRADK
- a CDS encoding FKBP-type peptidyl-prolyl cis-trans isomerase, which gives rise to MKKITILAAIAAVAGLASCTAQAPKANLKTELDSLSYSIGMAQTQGLKGYLVGRMDVDTAYMADFIKGVTEGANKSGKKETAYMAGLQIGQQIANQMMKGINHELFAGDSTKTISKENFLAGFIAGTLEKGGLMTMETAQAYTQTAMEAIKAKAMEEKYADNKAAGEKFLAENKTKEGVKTTPSGLQYKVITEGKGEIPADTCKVKVNYKGTLIDGTEFDSSYKRNEPMTFRANQVIKGWTEALTMMPVGSKWELYIPQELAYGSRDQGQIKPFSTLVFEVELLGIEK
- a CDS encoding FKBP-type peptidyl-prolyl cis-trans isomerase yields the protein MDKFSYAIGLGIGQNLLGMGAKGIEVNDFAQAIKDVLEGNQTAISHQEAREIVNKYFEELEQKMNAASIEQGKAFLTENAKRANVVTLPSGLQYEVIKEGNGKLAKATDQVKCHYEGTLIDGTLFDSSVKRGQPAVFGVNQVIPGWVEALQLMPEGSKWKLYIPSELAYGAQGAGEMIPPHSTLVFEVELLEVLNK
- a CDS encoding SIR2 family NAD-dependent protein deacylase, which codes for MKNLVILSGAGMSAESGISTFRDAGGLWDKYPVEQVATPEGYARNPELVINFYNERRRQLLDVKPNQGHELLAELEKYFNVTVITQNIDNLHERAGSKRIIHLHGELTKVCSSRDPNNHHYVKELKPEEFEVRLGDKAGDGSQLRPFIVWFGESVPEIERAISFVEKADIFVIIGTSMNVYPAAGLLNYVPRSAEVYLIDPKPVDTHTSRPIHVIQKGASEGVAELMKVLGV
- a CDS encoding glycosyltransferase family 2 protein: MHNHLTPKFSVITVTYNAEKVLEDTLQSVISQTYRHVEYIIVDGASKDGTIKIIDKYRERIHTVVSEPDKGLYDAMNKGIALATGNYLCFLNAGDSFHEDDTLQQMVHSIKGNELPDILYGETAIVDQQSHFLRMRRLSAPEVLSWKSFKQGMLVCHQAFFAKRDLVEPYDLNYRFSSDFDWCIRVMKKAHTLHNTHLTIIDYLEEGLTTQNHKASLRERFRIMTKHYGLVSTIIHHAWFVMRAVLKK
- a CDS encoding glycosyltransferase family 4 protein → MRVLIINTSERIGGAAVAASRLMEALKNNGIKAKMLVRDKQTDQISVVGLDRNWLTVWKFIWERIVIWKANHFKKNNLFAVDIANTGTDITNLPEFKQADVIHLHWINQGMISLKNLRKILESGKPIVWTMHDMWPSTGICHHARECTHYQQECHQCPFLYGGGSKKDLSNRVFKKKKELYKIAPITFITCSRWLENRARSSALLTGHTVTSIPNPINTNLFKPRNKQEARVHFRLPQEGKLMLFGSVKITDKRKGIDYLIESCKLLAEKHPELVSSLSVVVFGNQSQQLTNLLPFPVYALDYVSNEHELVNVYNAVDLFVTPSLEENLPNTIMEAMACGIPCVGFNVGGIPEMIDHLHNGYVAQYKSSADFANGIYWTLTESEYPSLSEQACRKAVANYSESIVAKQYIEVYNKITGSYA
- the wecC gene encoding UDP-N-acetyl-D-mannosamine dehydrogenase, with the protein product MKKVLFLGLGYIGLPTAAVAANHGYQVIGVDVNPAVVETINQGKIHIVEPDLDKVVKEAVQKGHLRAVSKPEQADAFFVVVPTPFKQNHRADITYVESATRSVIPFLKEGDLFVIESTSPVFTTERMAEIIYKERPELKDKLYIAYCPERVLPGNTLYELVHNDRVIGGLNPESTEKAIEFYSAFVQGKLHRTNARTAEMCKLTENSSRDSQIAFANELSMICDKAGVNVWELIELANKHPRVNILQPGCGVGGHCIAVDPWFIVSDYPEQAQLIKRARETNDYKADWCANKVMEACLRFVEKNDREPVVACMGLAFKPNIDDLRESPAKYIASRIISESRADVLIVEPNVGVHSSFNLTDYKEAYEKADIVVWLVRHTPFVELPRVEGKEELDFCGVRR
- the wecB gene encoding non-hydrolyzing UDP-N-acetylglucosamine 2-epimerase; this translates as MKRVLLVFGTRPEAIKMAPLVKVLQQDTEHFETKVCVTAQHRQMLDQVLEVFGIVPEYDLNIMAPGQDLYDITSKVLLGLRDVLKDFAPDVVLVHGDTTTSMAAGLAAFYQQIKVGHVEAGLRTYDMLSPWPEEMNRQVTDRLCHYYFAPTRQSEENLLRENINKSRIFVTGNTVIDALLMAVDIIGRSPVKQQELHEILKGKGYAVTDREYILVTGHRRENFGEGFLHICKAIKEIAFQHSEMDIVYPVHLNPNVQRPVYELLSGLSNVYLIDPLDYLPFIYAMQHSKLLLTDSGGVQEEAPSLGKPVLVMRDTTERPEAVTAGTVKLVGTDCNAIISNVDELLRNKELYRMMSETHNPYGDGHACERIREALLS
- a CDS encoding glycosyltransferase family 4 protein; the encoded protein is MKVLFTFGGMPHYLSAMLDKLQNQGVEVIVVTPEKGNAIIGKGVKMVEDGTYRRIASQEKKMFYGKTAYPQLPEIVREVQPDLIVLGWPYFLQLYFQPRLRRALRACGTKIVIREIPFQTPPYGKIKEFFRRQPMIDENMNVQSTGTSFYIKQWLTAHIRKYCYAKVAGTLNYSTAAYDILPSYGVKKEKIHVTYNSTDTEALLREKENVLAAPPLLPPNQRRILHIGRLVKWKRVDLLITALPEVLVQFPDAELVIVGDGPELNALKQQAERLALSKHVRFAGSIYKPEELGAYMNESSVYVLAGMGGLSINDAMTYGLPVICSVCDSTERDLVTDGRNGFFFKEGDAGSLAEKITTLFASPGLCEKMGKESKRIILEKININTVSQRYLQAFKEIL